From the Erythrolamprus reginae isolate rEryReg1 chromosome Z, rEryReg1.hap1, whole genome shotgun sequence genome, one window contains:
- the LOC139154113 gene encoding vomeronasal type-2 receptor 26-like: MEHKSHCSLIPKNYQHILALEFAVKEINKNPQILPNLTLGFHIYDSYDNAKSTYHATMLLLSSMEKLIPNYICNIQNSAIAVVGGLDAHISLYVATMLDIYKIPQSFKFWNIAVIAHPSPSVWEEFDLVTPDEVDKAMRSLIYGSTPPMNDKTPGLSFFKLVPPEALQHAGMVSLLLHFNWTWVGLLAVDSEYGEEIIQNMPSLFSKKGICCSFIEKLPKYSDEKELDGMIHQGEKVYELIMDNKTNVIIVFGESTTMGTLTWFTYVPAITNVIKEPKGIVWILNAQIEFASSAFQQPWNIEIINGALSFTMQSFDLPEFKSFIRGKNPFNSKEDGFINLFWQDVFSCVLPDAVPSEVPEDICNGEENLETLAGAFFEMKMTGHSYSIYNAIHSLAHALHAMSSSKHKRRDLTDRIGGKIHKKDFWQLHYFLRTVSFNNSAGKLVSFDQNGVVRGGFDVNNWIVFSNKSFIRMKIGNIDHLNLPDEMLTINNENITWHKWFSQVQPISACSESCFPGFSKKVKEGEPFCCYDCISCPEGRVSTEIDRSECSKCKEKTYPNKKRDFCIPKIISFLSYEEPLGISLASFALSFSLTTVLVLSVFMRNHNTPIVKANNRDLTYILLISLLLCFLSVLLFIGQPGKVTCLLRQTTFGMVFSIAVSSILAKTITVVLAFMATKPGSSMRKWVGKKLTNSIVVSCSVIQASICILWLAMAPPFPDVDVVSVTEEIVLQCNEGSVTMFYCVLGYMGFLALISFSTAFLARKLPDSFNEAKFITFSMLVFCSVWLSFIPAYLSSKGKYIVAVEIFSILASGAGLLGCIFSPKCYIIVFRAELNNREQLIRRKD; encoded by the exons ATGGAGCACAAATCTCATTGTAGCTTAATTCCTAAGAATTACCAGCACATCCTGGCTTTGGAATTTGCTGTGAAGGAGATCAATAAAAACCCACAGATCTTACCCAACCTCACCTTGGGCTTCCACATTTATGACAGCTATGATAATGCTAAGAGCACCTATCATGCCACCATGCTACTTCTATCATCCATGGAGAAGTTGATTCCCAACTACATATGTAACATCCAGAACAGTGCAATAGCTGTTGTTGGAGGACTGGATGCCCATATCTCCCTTTATGTGGCCACTATGTTGGATATCTATAAAATTCCACAG TCTTTTAAATTTTGGAACATTGCTGTCATTGCCCATCCTAGTCCATCtgtatgggaggagtttgatctagtaacacctgatgaagtggacaaggccatgagaTCT CTCATTTATGGCTCTACTCCACCGATGAATGATAAAACTCCAGGCCTTTCTTTTTTCAAGTTAGTTCCACCAGAAGCTCTTCAGCATGCTGGGATGGTCTCTCTGCTCCTGCATTTTAATTGGACCTGGGTTGGGCTCCTTGCAGTGGATAGCGAATATGGAGAAGAAATTATTCAAAATATGCCTTCACTTTTTTCCAAAAAAGGAATATGTTGTTCTTTTATTGAAAAACTCCCAAAATATAGTGATGAAAAAGAATTGGATGGTATGATTCACCAGGGAGAAAAAGTATATGAACTTATAATGGACAATAAAACAAATGTGATCATTGTCTTTGGAGAATCTACCACCATGGGGACTTTGACATGGTTCACATATGTACCAGCTATCACAAATGTGATAAAGGAACCTAAAGGAATTGTATGGATACTGAATGCCCAGATTGAATTTGCTTCATCAGCATTTCAACAACCTTGGAATATAGAAATAATCAATGGTGCTCTTTCTTTCACAATGCAATCTTTTGATCTACCAGAGTTTAAATCATTTATTAGGGGGAAAAATCCCTTCAACTCCAAGGAAGATGGATTTATCAATCTGTTCTGGCAagatgttttttcctgtgttttgccTGATGCAGTTCCGAGTGAAGTACCTGAGGATATTTGTAATGGAGAAGAGAATCTAGAGACCCTTGCTGGAGCTTTTTTTGAAATGAAAATGACTGGTCACAGCTACAGCATCTATAATGCTATTCATTCTTTAGCTCATGCTTTACATGCCATGTCCTCCTCAAAACATAAAAGAAGAGATCTGACTGACAGAATAGGAGGGAAGATCCATAAAAAAGACTTCTGGCAG CTCCATTACTTTCTGAGAACTGTATCTTTTAACAACAGTGCTGGAAAACTTGTTTCATTTGATCAGAATGGGGTAGTAAGAGGTGGATTTGATGTTAACAACTGGATTGTTTTCTCAAACAAATCATTTATTCGAATGAAAATTGGAAATATAGATCATTTAAATCTTCCAGATGAAATGTTAACCATCAATAATGAAAACATCACATGGCACAAATGGTTTAGTCAG gtgCAGCCTATTTCTGCATGCAGTGAAAGTTGTTTTCCTGGTTTTAGCAAAAAAGTGAAGGAAGGGGAGCCATTTTGCTGCTATGACTGCATCTCTTGTCCAGAAGGGAGAGTTTCAACTGAGATTG acAGATCTGAATGTTCCAAATGCAAAGAGAAAACCTATCCCAACAAGAAAAGGGACTTCTGTATACCCAAAATAATTAGCTTCTTGTCTTATGAAGAACCTTTAGGGATCAGTTTAGCTTCTTTTGCACTTTCCTTTTCTTTGACCACAGTTCTTGTGCTAAGTGTATTTATGAGGAATCACAACACTCCCATAGTCAAAGCTAACAACCGGGACTTGACCTACATTCTCCtcatctccctcctgctttgcttccttTCAGTGTTACTATTCATTGGCCAGCCTGGAAAAGTGACCTGTCTTCTAAGGCAAACAACTTTTGGAATGGTTTTCTCAATTGCTGTTTCTTCTATTTTagccaaaaccatcacagtggttcttgctttcatggccaccaagccaggatCCAGCATGAGAAAATGGGTGGGGAAAAAGCTAACTAATTCCATTGTTGTTTCCTGCTCTGTTATACAAGCAAGCATCTGCATTTTGTGGTTGGCAATGGCTCCCCCATTCCCAGATGTTGATGTGGTTTCAGTGACTGAAGAAATTGTACTGCAATGTAATGAAGGTTCCGTAACCATGTTTTATTGTGTCCTTGGCTATATGGGTTTCCTTGCTCttatcagcttcagcacagctttCCTTGCCAGGAAGTTACCTGAtagtttcaatgaagccaagttcatcaccttcagcatgttggtcTTTTGCAGTGTGTGGTTGTCCTTTATCCCTGCATATTTGAGTTCCAAGGGAAAATACATAGTGGCTGTGGAAATCTTCTCAATTTTAGCCTCTGGTGCTGGGCTTCTGGGCTGCATCTTTTCCCCCAAATgttatatcattgtgttcaggGCTGAACTGAATAACAGGGAACAACTAATAAGAAGAAAAGATTGA
- the LOC139153677 gene encoding vomeronasal type-2 receptor 26-like: MAFAVKEINENLQILPNLTLGICIYDSYDNAQKTYQATLQFLSSMEELVPNYVCNIQNDVVAVIGGLDAQISHHVATILDTYKKPQLIYGFAPLMNDKTPGLSFYQMVPPESLQYAGIASLLLHFRWIWIGFLIMDNDHGEKMAQTMIPFLSKKEICFSFIERIPKFSDITKLESMIHQGVKVYENIMSSEANACVIYGESFSMMFLRWLQYMPKLETVRSKPKGIVWIMTAQMEFTSSAFQLHWDTDIIHGALSLSMYSADLPKFKSFIQKKNPFSAKEDGFISLFWQEAFNCVFPNMTMSDVLDNICNGTEDLKNLPASLFEMKMTGHSYSSYNALYAIANALHALSSFKHKHKAIVERGGKIHNQGLWQLHYFLRGVSFNNSAGDLVSFDQNGIVAAGFDIINWIAFPNKSFFRVKVGKVNHLASPDEHLTINEEVITWHSWFNQVRPISVCSESCYPGFSKKVKEGEPFCCYDCIPCPEGRISTEIDKNECFKCQEKYYPNKKKDFCIPKVISFLSYEEPLGISLTSLALTFSLTTILILGTFMRNHNTPIVRANNQSLTYTLLISLLLCFISTLLFIGKPRKVACLLRQTTFGIIFSVAVSSVLAKTIIVVLAFMATKPGSRMRKWVGKKLANFVVVSCSLIQASICILWLAMAPPFPDIDIFSVTEEIILQCNEGSVTMFYCVLGYMGFLALISFTTAFLARKLPDTFNEAKFITFSMLVFCSVWLSFVPAYLSSKGKYMVAVEVFSILASAAGVLGCIFSPKCYIIVFRPDLNIKEQLIRQK; encoded by the exons ATGGCATTTGCAGTGAAGGAGATCAATGAAAACCTACAGATCTTACCCAATCTCACCTTAGGTATCTGCATCTATGATAGTTATGATAATGCCCAGAAAACTTACCAGGCTACCTTGCAATTTCTATCATCAATGGAGGAATTGGTCCCCAACTATGTATGTAATATCCAGAATGATGTAGTAGCTGTTATTGGAGGACTGGATGCACAAATTTCTCATCATGTGGCAACTATTTTAGATACCTATAAGAAACCACAG CTGATTTATGGGTTTGCTCCCCTCATGAATGATAAGACTCCAGGCCTTTCTTTCTACCAGATGGTTCCCCCAGAATCCCTTCAATATGCAGGAATTGCCTCATTGCTCCTGCATTTCAGATGGATCTGGATAGGGTTTCTAATCATGGACaatgatcatggagaaaaaatggcacaaactatgattccatttctttcaaaaaaggagatttgtttttcttttatcgaAAGAATCCCAAAATTTAGTGATATTACTAAACTTGAAAGTATGATTCATCAGGGGGTAAAAGTATATGAAAATATCATGAGTAGTGAAGCTAATGCATGTGTAATTTATGGAGAATCTTTCTCCATGATGTTCTTGAGATGGTTGCAGTATATGCCAAAGCTGGAAACAGTGAGAAGTAAACCAAAAGGTATTGTATGGATAATGACAGCCCAGATGGAATTCACTTCATCAGCTTTTCAACTCCATTGGGATACAGATATAATCCATGGTGCCCTCTCCTTGTCAATGTACTCTGCCGATCTACCAAAATTCAAATcatttattcagaaaaaaaatccctttagtGCAAAAGAAGATGGATTTATCAGTCTATTCTGGCAAGAAGCTTTCAATTGTGTCTTTCCTAATATGACAATGAGCGATGTGCTTGACAATATTTGCAATGGAACAGAGGATCTGAAGAACCTTCCTgcatctctttttgaaatgaaaaTGACTGGTCACAGTTACAGCAGTTACAATGCTCTTTATGCTATAGCTAATGCTTTACATGCTCTGTCATCTtttaaacataaacacaaagctaTAGTTGAGAGAGGAGGGAAGATACATAATCAAGGCTTATGGCAG CTCCATTATTTTCTGAGGGGTGTTTCTTTTAACAACAGTGCCGGAGATCTGGTTTCTTTTGATCAGAATGGAATAGTAGCAGCTGGATTTGATATCATCAACTGGATTGCTTTCCCAAACAAATCATTTTTCCGTGTGAAAGTTGGGAAGGTGAATCACTTAGCTTCTCCAGATGAACATTTAACCATTAATGAAGAGGTCATTACATGGCATAGTTGGTTTAATCAG GTGAGGCCCATTTCTGTTTGCAGTGAAAGTTGCTatcctggcttcagcaaaaaagTGAAGGAAGGAGAGCCATTTTGCTGCTATGATTGCATCCCCTGCCCAGAAGGGAGAATTTCAACTGAGATTG ATAAAAACGAATGTTTCAAATGCCAAGAGAAATACTATCCAAATAAGAAAAAGGATTTCTGTATTCCCAAGGTTATAAGTTTCTTGTCTTATGAAGAACCATTAGGGATCAGTTTAACATCTCTTGCACTTACCTTTTCTTTAACTACAATCCTTATATTAGGAACATTTATGAGGAACCACAACACTCCTATTGTCAGAGCCAACAACCAGAGCCTGACCTACACACTCCTCATCTCCCTTCTGCTCTGCTTCATTTCAACATTGCTATTCATTGGTAAACCAAGAAAAGTGGCCTGTCTACTCCGACAGACAACTTttggcatcatcttctcagtggcTGTTTCTTCTGTCTTGGCAAAAACTATCATAGTTGTTCTGGCTTTTATGGCCACGAAACCAGGATCCAGAATGAGGAAGTGGGTGGGGAAAAAGTTAgccaattttgttgttgtttcttgttCTCTGATCCAAGCAAGTATATGTATTTTATGGCTGGCAATGGCTCCCCCATTCCCAGATATTGATATATTCTCAGTGACTGAAGAAATTATTCTTCAATGTAATGAAGGTTCTGTGACAATGTTTTATTGTGTCCTTGGCTATATGGGTTTCCTTGCTCTTATCAGCTTCACAACAGCTTTCCTTGCCAGGAAATTACCTGAcactttcaatgaagccaagttcatcacCTTCAGTATgttggtcttttgcagtgtttggttgTCATTTGTCCCAGCATATTTGAGCTCCAAAGGAAAATACATGGTAGCTGTGGAGGTCTTCTCCATCTTAGCCTCTGCTGCTGGGGTTTTGGGTTGCATCTTCTCCCCCAAATGTTATATCATTGTATTCAGGCCTGACCTAAACATCAAAGAACAATTAATAAGACAAAAATAA